A DNA window from Engraulis encrasicolus isolate BLACKSEA-1 chromosome 3, IST_EnEncr_1.0, whole genome shotgun sequence contains the following coding sequences:
- the gtf2h2 gene encoding general transcription factor IIH subunit 2 yields MDDEPERAKRWEGGYERTWEVLKEDESGSLKATVEDILFQTKRKRVIESHGQVRLGMMRHMFVVVDTSRTMDDHDLKPNRLTSTLKLLEFFVDEYFDQNPISQIGFITTKNKRADKLTELAGNPKKHINALKKTKDTTCLGEPSLYNAMNLAMQTLKHMPGHTSREVLIIMSSLTTCDPANIYELIKTLKELKIRVSVIGLSAEVRVCTFITRETGGTYNVILDESHFRELLMSHVKPPPASCSSECSLIRMGFPQHIISSMTDQDAKPSFSMAHLETTEGGAELSLGGYYCPQCRAKYTELPVECKVCGLTLVSAPHLARSFHHLFPLDAFQENPREEHTGDRFCQACQGELKDQSVFTCPVCRSAFCVECDLFIHDTLHCCPACIHNQGAS; encoded by the exons ATGGACGACGAGCCAGAGAGAGCTAAACGATGGGAAGGGGGTTACGAACGAACCTG GGAGGTTCTCAAAGAGGACGAGTCAGGATCTCTGAAGGCTACTGTAGAAGACATCCTCTTCCAGACCAAAAGGAAAAG AGTCATCGAAAGCCATGGGCAAGTCCGGCTTGGGATG aTGCGTCACATGTTTGTTGTGGTGGACACCTCACGAACCATGGATGACCACGACTTAAAACCGAACCGCCTCACCTCCACTCTCAAG CTCCTGGAGTTTTTTGTGGACGAGTACTTTGACCAGAACCCAATTAGTCAG ATAGGCTTCATAACCACTAAAAACAAGAGGGCCGATAAACTGACAGAACTCGCAG GCAATCCCAAGAAGCATATCAATGCCCTGAAGAAAACGAAGGACACGACGTGTCTGGGAGAGCCCTCTCTCTACAACGCCATGAACCTTGCCATGCAGACTCTCAA gcaCATGCCAGGGCACACTAGCAGAGAGGTGCTGATCATAATGAGCAGCTTAACGACATGTGACCCTGCCAACATCTATGAACTCATAAAG ACTCTGAAGGAGCTGAAGATCCGTGTGTCAGTGATAGGTCTGTCTGCAGAGGTGCGCGTCTGCACCTTCATCACCAGGGAGACTGGAG GCACCTATAACGTGATCCTGGATGAGAGCCACTTCCGGGAGCTGTTGATGTCGCACGTCAAGCCTCCCCCTGCCAGCTGTTCATCAGAGTGCTCCCTCATACGCATGG gttTCCCACAGCACATCATCTCCTCCATGACAGATCAAGATGCCAAGCCATCCTTCAGCATGGC GCATCTGGAGACTACAGAGGGAGGGGCTGAGCTGAGTCTTGGAGGATACTACTGCCCTCAGTGCAGAGCCAAGTACACTGAACTACCTGTGGAGTGCAAAGTCTGTg gtctGACGTTGGTATCTGCTCCTCACCTGGCCAGGTCCTTCCACCACCTCTTCCCCCTCGATGCCTTCCAGGAGAACCCCCGAGAGGAGCACACAGGAGACAG GTTCTGCCAAGCCTGTCAAGGGGAACTTAAAGATCAAAGC gtgttcacTTGCCCTGTGTGTCGGAGTGCTTTCTGTGTGGAGTGTGACCTGTTTATCCACGACACCCTGCACTGCTGTCCCGCCTGCATACACAACCAGGGAGCGTCCTGA
- the LOC134444346 gene encoding uncharacterized protein LOC134444346, whose amino-acid sequence MSAWNGSSARFDRVREGGPHYDQVPIGSLARDAELALSADPLPPPPLPMMAPVGSEFYPPSDTEDNDNQHDDAMDIKPVHRFIPDSVKNFFRGSKRWSSRSTAAADDKNRTSDGVRCSPPPSPGIPGSYIDPFGGSGGSYTSQKEREAMLLEGLPPESVSGVSGRTAMTYSERIEEYNQRYAYMKSWAGLLRILGCVELLLGAAVFACVCAYVHKDNEWFNMFGYSQPGMGIGGMGGGAMGGMYGGSSEQYTGPKTPFVLVVAGLAWVVTVILLVLGMTMYYRTILLDSSWWPITEGVLNFCLAMLYMAGGIMYVRDTTRGGLCNYHVFNNGPNAAFCRTEAGQTAAIIFLFVNMVVYLLGAAVCLKLWRHEASRMRREALAQEMKTTASVPFGLTGPGSSVSEPVRQAMLNVELDDRAFSPAPTIEPEIIRGHIPAGHIPKPVIIADYVAKYPSIYSDEERDQYKAVFNDQYAEYKELHAEVEVVIKKFEEMDNMMHNLRPSSQMEQERINVVIQEYQRKKMDPTFVEKKERCEYLKSKLAHIKQKIYEYEHPPYGVILGDRGQVLLFLRLRKVLGGGEGYSLLDKTNRPKEVPTMPSNKHSSSPYGHRHHGSRNKSQHTFSGYYPDEKLLHFYKWTSPPGVMKIMSIIIIVMCVAVFACVASTLAWDYDMSAMGLGGIGGGMTGGYYGGGSYGGSYGGSVGSAGYGGGAGMGGYGYGGGQYMDPKSGKAFIIAIAAITFIAVLIIFILVVSRQGTARSHKFYLGAIIVSAILALLMLIATIVYLVAVNPRAQSSGSIMYSQVMMMCAQFQNQQPTSGLVINQYLYHYCVVEPQEAIAIVLGFLIVVGLIILLVFGVKTRSQIRRYGPERVLWEEVKMLRDVGPQSVGEWVKSVSGEPEALVNDYNDKVGGSRNYLDESVDRKPIYLPGSSDITSSLGGLKSKLKESDLGAESGDELDDLDLGSEYPPIATEEQRLHYKREFDRDLMEYKRLQAEVDDVNLGLSEVDKELGRVPEGSPQFLDAMDEYTRLKNLKKSAEYQLKKKRSKYLRAKLSHVKRMVSQYDNRP is encoded by the exons ATGTCTGCATGGAATGGGTCAAGCGCTCGTTTCGACCGTGTCCGAGAGGGGGGTCCCCACTACGACCAGGTCCCCATCGGTTCCCTGGCCCGGGACGCAGAGCTGGCCCTGAGCGCAGaccccctcccgccccctcccctTCCCATGATGGCTCCGGTGGGTTCCGAGTTCTACCCCCCCAGTGACACGGAGGACAACGACAACCAGCACGACGACGCCATGGACATCAAACCCGTCCACCGCTTCATCCCAGACTCCGTCAAGAACTTCTTCAGAGGCAGCAAGCGCTGGTCGTCCCGCTCCACCGCAGCGGCAGATGACAAGAACCGCACCTCCGACGGGGTGCGCTGCTCCCCTCCCCCGTCTCCCGGCATCCCGGGGTCCTACATCGACCCCTTTGGCGGATCAGGGGGCAGCTACACCTCCCAAAAGGAACGTGAAGCCATGTTGCTCGAGGGCCTCCCCCCCGAGTCGGTGTCCGGGGTGTCCGGACGGACGGCCATGACCTACAGCGAGCGCATCGAGGAGTACAACCAGCGCTACGCCTACATGAAGTCCTGGGCCGGCCTGCTGCGCATCCTGGGCTGCGTGGAGCTGCTGCTGGGCGCCGCCGTCTTCGCCTGCGTCTGCGCCTACGTGCACAAGGACAACGAGTGGTTCAACATGTTCGGCTACTCGCAGCCCGGCATGGGCATCGGCGGCATGGGGGGTGGTGCGATGGGGGGCATGTACGGCGGTAGCAGCGAACAGTACACGGGCCCCAAGACCCCCTTCGTGCTGGTGGTGGCCGGGCTGGCCTGGGTGGTGACGGTCATCCTGCTGGTGCTGGGCATGACCATGTACTACCGCACCATCCTCTTAGACTCCAGCTGGTGGCCCATCACCGAGGGGGTGCTCAACTTCTGCCTGGCCATGCTGTACATGGCAGGGGGCATCATGTACGTGCGGGACACCACGCGCGGCGGCCTCTGCAACTACCACGTCTTCAACAACGGCCCCAACGCGGCCTTCTGCCGCACGGAGGCGGGCCAGACGGCGGCTATCATCTTCCTGTTCGTCAACATGGTGGTGTATCTGCTGGGGGCGGCCGTGTGCCTGAAGTTGTGGAGGCACGAGGCGTCCAGGATGAGGCGGGAGGCCCTCGCGCAAGAG ATGAAGACTACAGCATCAGTGCCATTTGGCCTG ACAGGGCCTGGCTCCAGTGTGTCTGAGCCTGTGCGGCAGGCTATGCTGAATGTGGAGCTAGATGACCGAGCCTTCTCCCCGGCGCCCACCATCGAGCCGGAGATCATACGCGGCCACATCCCCGCCGGACACATCCCCAAACCAGTCATCATCGCAGATTATGTGGC TAagtatccatccatctattctgATGAGGAGCGGGACCAGTATAAGGCGGTGTTCAATGACCAGTACGCTGAGTACAAGGAGCTGCATGCGGAGGTGGAGGTCGTCATCAAGAAGTTTGAGGAAATGGACAACATGATGCACAATCTCCGGCCCTCCAGTCAAATG GAGCAGGAGCGCATCAATGTTGTGATCCAGGAGTACCAGAGGAAGAAGATG GATCCCACATttgtggagaagaaggagaggtgtGAATATCTGAAGAGCAAGCTGGCTCACATCAAGCAGAAGATTTACGAGTATGAACACCCAC CATACGGTGTCATCCTTGGGGATAGAGGGCAAGTGTTGTTGTTCCTCAGACTACGAAAAGTActtggtggtggtgaag GTTATAGCCTACTTGACAAGACAAACAGACCTAAAGAAGTCCCCACAATGCCGTCAAACAAGCACAGTAGCTCTCCATATGGACACAG ACATCATGGCAGCCGGAACAAGTCACAGCACACATTCTCCGGCTACTACCCAGACGAAAAGCTTCTGCACTTCTACAAATGGACCTCTCCACCAGGGGTGATGAAGATCatgtccatcatcatcatcgttatgTGTGTGGCCGTGTTTGCCTGCGTGGCCTCCACCCTGGCGTGGGACTATGACATGTCAGCCATGGGACTTGGTGGCATTGGGGGTGGGATGACTGGCGGGTACTATGGAGGTGGTTCCTATGGAGGTTCCTATGGTGGGTCGGTCGGAAGTGCCGGCTATGGAGGTGGCGCGGGCATGGGCGGCTACGGCTACGGAGGCGGTCAGTACATGGACCCCAAATCCGGCAAAGCGTTCATCATCGCCATCGCCGCCATCACCTTCATCGCCGTGCTCATCATCTTCATCCTGGTGGTGTCCCGGCAGGGCACGGCGCGCTCCCACAAGTTCTACCTGGGCGCCATCATCGTGTCGGCCATCTTGGCTCTGCTGATGCTGATCGCCACCATTGTCTATTTGGTGGCGGTCAACCCGCGGGCCCAGTCGTCCGGCTCCATCATGTACAGCCAGGTCATGATGATGTGTGCCCAGTTCCAGAACCAGCAACCGACTTCCGGACTCGTCATCAACCAGTACCTGTACCACTACTGTGTGGTGGAACCGCAGGAG gCCATTGCCATAGTTCTGGGTTTCCTCATCGTTGTGGGCCTCATCATTCTCCTGGTGTTTGGCGTGAAGACTCGCAGTCAGATCCGGCGTTACGGCCCCGAGAGAGTGCTGTGGGAGGAAGTGAAGATGCTGAGGGACGTGGGCCCCCAGAGTGTTGGAGAATGG GTGAAGAGTGTATCTGGTGAACCAGAGGCGCTGGTGAATGACTACAACGATAAAGTGGGCGGGTCAAGAAACTACCTGGATGAAAGTGTGGACAGGAAGCCCATATATCTGCCAGG gagCTCTGACATCACCAGCTCCTTGGGTGGTCTGAAGAGCAAACTGAAAGAGAGTGACCtgggggcggagtctggagatgaaTTGGATGACCTTGACTTGGGCAG CGAGTACCCGCCTATCGCCACGGAGGAGCAGAGACTGCACTACAAGCGAGAGTTTGACCGGGACCTTATGGAGTACAAGAGGCTGCAGGCCGAGGTGGACGATGTGAACCTGGGGCTGTCAGAGGTGGACAAGGAGCTGGGCAGAGTGCCTGAGGGCAGCCCACAGTTCCTG GATGCTATGGATGAATACACCAGACTGAAGAACCTGAAGAAG TCGGCAGAGTACCagttgaagaagaagaggagcaagTACCTGAGGGCCAAGCTCTCTCACGTAAAGAGGATGGTCAGCCAGTACGACAACAGACCATGA